A genome region from Streptomyces sp. S4.7 includes the following:
- a CDS encoding DUF2510 domain-containing protein, whose translation MTQTTPPGWYPDPGHEGEGPPRERWWDGSAWTDMVRSDSATTWSAASGPGAPVGPGAPGMPPYPAAPPPGDGGRGRRIALAVTAAVVVLAVVGGFLLLQEDGDSSADRAGSTPSTAPSKPGQERPAPGESQPPGGPDAPDGGGPGGGGEDGGPEQEIPTEDGYATDMASGISIPVPDGWSGQSGPVGAGVSTGDHPCPGDPDESCVRGGVNSVPAIALEIKATIPKAAAEADIEKNAEESYGGESYGEISSHEELKSEAVTVAGKKGYLVRWKVVTGKGDDGYVQSLAFPSPAPGAQGMLIIVRSGFDINDKAPELPVMDEITGGIKVAAGGGAGAGEKV comes from the coding sequence GTGACGCAGACGACTCCGCCCGGCTGGTATCCGGACCCAGGACATGAAGGTGAAGGCCCGCCTCGGGAACGGTGGTGGGACGGGTCGGCCTGGACCGACATGGTCCGCTCCGACTCGGCGACGACCTGGAGCGCGGCTTCCGGACCTGGCGCGCCTGTCGGCCCCGGCGCGCCGGGCATGCCGCCCTACCCGGCGGCGCCGCCACCGGGCGACGGCGGGCGCGGCCGGCGGATCGCCCTCGCCGTCACCGCGGCGGTGGTGGTGCTGGCCGTCGTCGGAGGCTTCCTCCTCCTCCAGGAGGACGGGGACAGTTCGGCGGACAGGGCGGGTTCGACGCCGTCGACCGCACCGAGCAAGCCGGGTCAGGAGCGGCCGGCACCGGGCGAATCACAGCCGCCCGGCGGCCCCGACGCGCCCGACGGAGGCGGTCCTGGCGGTGGAGGCGAGGACGGCGGCCCCGAACAGGAGATCCCGACCGAGGACGGTTACGCCACCGACATGGCCAGCGGCATCAGCATCCCGGTGCCGGACGGCTGGAGCGGTCAATCGGGCCCCGTCGGCGCCGGAGTGAGCACCGGGGATCACCCGTGCCCGGGTGATCCGGACGAGTCCTGCGTACGCGGTGGCGTGAACTCCGTCCCGGCGATCGCCCTGGAGATCAAGGCCACCATCCCCAAGGCGGCGGCCGAGGCCGACATCGAGAAGAACGCCGAGGAGTCCTACGGCGGCGAGAGCTACGGAGAGATCTCCTCGCACGAGGAGCTGAAGTCCGAGGCGGTGACCGTCGCGGGCAAGAAGGGCTATCTCGTGCGGTGGAAGGTCGTCACCGGCAAGGGCGACGACGGGTACGTACAGTCGCTCGCCTTCCCGTCACCCGCCCCCGGCGCACAGGGCATGCTGATCATCGTGCGCTCCGGATTCGACATCAACGACAAGGCGCCCGAGCTGCCCGTGATGGACGAGATCACCGGTGGCATCAAGGTCGCGGCGGGCGGCGGAGCCGGCGCGGGCGAGAAGGTCTGA